From a region of the Enterobacter sp. JBIWA008 genome:
- the silA gene encoding Cu(+)/Ag(+) efflux RND transporter permease subunit SilA, with product MIEWIIRRSVANRFLVMMGALFLSVWGTWTIINTPVDALPDLSDVQVIIKTSYPGQAPQIVENQVTYPLTTTMLSVPGAKTVRGFSQFGDSYVYVIFEDGTDLYWARSRVLEYLNQVQSKLPAGVSSEIGPDATGVGWIFEYALVDRSGKHDLAELRSLQDWFLKFELKTIPNVAEVASVGGVVKQYLIQVNPLKLAQYGISLPEVKQALESSNQEAGGSSVEMAEAEYMVRASGYLQTMDDFNNIVLKTADNGVPIYLRDVARVQTGPEMRRGIAELNGQGEVAGGVVILRSGKNAREVITAVKDKLETLKASLPEGVEIVTTYDRSQLIDRAIDNLSGKLLEEFIVVAIVCALFLWHVRSALVAIISLPLGLCIAFIVMHFQGLNANIMSLGGIAIAVGAMVDAAIVMIENAHKRLEEWDRQHPGEDIDNATRWNVITNASVEVGPALFISLLIITLSFIPIFTLEGQEGRLFGPLAFTKTYAMAGAAALAIIVIPILMGFWIRGKIPAETSNPLNRLLIKAYHPLLIRVLHWPKTTLLVAALSIFTVIWPLSKVGGEFLPKINEGDLLYMPSTLPGVSPAEAASLLQTTDKLIKTVPEVASVFGKTGKAETATDSAPLEMVETTIQLKPENEWRPGMTIDKIIDELDKTVRLPGLANLWVPPIRNRIDMLSTGIKSPIGIKVSGTVLAHIDATAQSIESVAKTVPGVVSALAERLEGGRYIDININREKASRYGMTVGDVQLFVSSAIGGATVGETVEGVARYPINIRYPQDYRSSPSALKQMPILTPMKQQITLGDVADIKVVSGPTMLKTENARPASWIYIDARGRDMVSVVNDIKTAISQNVKLRPGTSVSFSGQFELLEHANKKLKLMVPMTVMIIFILLYLAFRRVDEALLILMSLPFALVGGIWFLYWQGFHMSVATGTGFIALAGVAAEFGVVMLMYLRHAIEAQPALFHRETFTEQGLDEALYHGAVLRVRPKAMTVAVIIACLLPILWGTGAGSEVMSRIAAPMIGGMITAPLLSLFIIPAAYKLIWLRRHKKP from the coding sequence ATGATTGAATGGATTATCCGGCGGTCGGTCGCTAACCGTTTCCTGGTCATGATGGGAGCGCTATTCCTCAGCGTCTGGGGGACATGGACCATCATCAACACCCCGGTCGATGCCTTGCCCGATCTCTCTGACGTTCAGGTGATTATCAAAACCAGCTATCCCGGCCAGGCCCCGCAGATTGTTGAAAACCAGGTCACCTATCCACTCACGACCACCATGCTATCGGTTCCCGGCGCAAAGACCGTGCGCGGTTTTTCGCAGTTTGGTGATTCGTACGTGTACGTCATTTTTGAAGACGGCACCGATTTGTACTGGGCCCGTTCGCGCGTGCTGGAGTATCTGAACCAGGTTCAGAGCAAGCTGCCTGCCGGCGTGAGCTCTGAAATCGGTCCTGACGCCACGGGCGTGGGCTGGATATTTGAGTATGCGCTGGTGGATCGCAGCGGAAAACACGATCTCGCAGAGTTGCGCTCGCTGCAGGACTGGTTCCTGAAATTTGAGCTGAAAACTATCCCGAACGTTGCTGAAGTGGCCTCTGTCGGCGGCGTGGTAAAGCAGTATCTGATTCAGGTCAATCCGTTAAAACTGGCTCAGTACGGCATCAGCCTGCCCGAGGTTAAGCAGGCCCTTGAGTCGTCTAACCAGGAGGCGGGGGGATCGTCAGTTGAAATGGCGGAAGCGGAGTATATGGTCCGCGCCAGCGGTTATCTGCAGACGATGGACGATTTCAATAACATCGTTCTGAAAACCGCAGATAACGGGGTACCTATTTACCTTCGTGATGTGGCTCGCGTACAAACGGGGCCGGAAATGCGGCGCGGTATTGCCGAATTAAACGGGCAGGGGGAGGTTGCGGGTGGCGTGGTGATCCTGCGTTCGGGCAAAAACGCGCGCGAGGTCATCACAGCGGTAAAAGACAAGCTGGAGACGCTGAAGGCCAGCCTGCCGGAAGGCGTTGAGATTGTGACGACCTACGATCGCAGCCAGCTCATCGACCGGGCCATTGATAACCTGAGCGGCAAGCTGCTCGAAGAGTTTATCGTGGTGGCCATCGTCTGCGCCCTGTTCCTCTGGCACGTCCGTTCCGCGCTGGTGGCGATTATCTCTCTGCCGCTTGGCCTGTGTATCGCCTTTATCGTCATGCACTTCCAGGGGCTGAACGCCAATATCATGTCGCTGGGAGGCATTGCCATTGCGGTCGGCGCGATGGTGGATGCCGCCATCGTCATGATTGAAAACGCGCACAAACGGCTGGAAGAGTGGGATCGTCAGCATCCCGGGGAAGACATTGACAACGCCACGCGCTGGAACGTCATCACCAATGCCTCCGTGGAGGTGGGGCCAGCGCTGTTTATCAGCCTGTTGATTATTACCTTATCGTTCATTCCGATCTTTACCCTTGAGGGTCAGGAAGGGCGGCTGTTTGGCCCGCTGGCCTTCACCAAAACGTACGCCATGGCGGGCGCGGCCGCGTTGGCTATCATCGTTATCCCTATCCTGATGGGATTCTGGATCCGGGGTAAAATTCCCGCAGAGACCAGTAACCCATTGAACAGGCTGCTGATTAAAGCCTACCATCCGCTCCTGATTAGGGTGCTCCACTGGCCAAAAACAACCCTGCTGGTCGCGGCCTTGTCCATCTTCACGGTTATCTGGCCGCTGAGCAAGGTGGGCGGTGAGTTCCTGCCGAAGATTAATGAGGGCGATCTGCTGTATATGCCGTCGACGTTGCCGGGCGTCTCTCCGGCAGAAGCAGCCTCGCTGTTACAGACAACGGACAAGCTCATCAAAACCGTTCCGGAAGTGGCCTCTGTTTTTGGTAAAACGGGTAAAGCAGAGACCGCAACGGACTCCGCGCCGCTTGAAATGGTTGAAACCACCATTCAGCTGAAACCTGAGAATGAGTGGCGGCCCGGCATGACGATTGACAAGATTATTGACGAGCTCGACAAGACCGTTCGTTTGCCCGGTCTGGCTAACCTCTGGGTTCCGCCCATTCGTAACCGCATCGATATGCTTTCCACCGGGATCAAAAGTCCCATCGGCATCAAGGTGTCAGGTACCGTTCTGGCGCATATCGACGCCACGGCCCAGAGCATCGAGTCGGTGGCGAAAACGGTGCCGGGCGTGGTATCTGCCCTGGCTGAACGTCTGGAGGGCGGGCGCTATATTGATATCAATATCAACCGGGAAAAAGCCTCGCGCTACGGGATGACGGTGGGCGATGTTCAGCTGTTTGTCTCCTCGGCAATCGGCGGGGCGACGGTGGGAGAAACGGTGGAAGGCGTCGCCCGTTATCCGATTAATATTCGCTATCCTCAGGACTACCGGAGCAGCCCGAGCGCGTTGAAGCAGATGCCGATCCTGACGCCGATGAAGCAGCAGATCACGCTGGGCGATGTGGCTGATATCAAAGTAGTTTCCGGTCCCACGATGCTGAAAACGGAGAATGCCCGGCCTGCAAGCTGGATTTATATTGATGCCCGCGGCAGGGATATGGTGTCGGTGGTGAACGACATTAAGACGGCCATCAGTCAGAACGTAAAGCTGAGGCCGGGCACCAGCGTCTCATTCTCCGGACAGTTTGAACTGCTTGAGCACGCCAACAAGAAACTGAAGCTGATGGTGCCGATGACGGTGATGATCATCTTCATTCTGCTGTACCTGGCGTTCCGTCGCGTGGATGAGGCGTTGCTGATCCTGATGAGTCTGCCGTTCGCCCTGGTCGGGGGGATATGGTTCCTCTACTGGCAGGGCTTCCATATGTCTGTGGCAACCGGCACTGGTTTTATCGCCCTGGCCGGGGTAGCGGCAGAATTTGGGGTGGTCATGCTGATGTATTTGCGTCATGCCATTGAAGCGCAACCGGCGTTGTTCCATCGGGAAACGTTCACCGAACAGGGGCTTGATGAGGCGCTTTATCATGGCGCCGTGTTGCGCGTGCGGCCAAAGGCGATGACCGTGGCGGTGATCATTGCCTGTCTGCTGCCCATTCTCTGGGGTACCGGTGCCGGGTCAGAAGTCATGAGCCGGATAGCGGCGCCCATGATTGGCGGGATGATCACGGCGCCGCTGCTATCGCTGTTTATTATTCCTGCGGCGTATAAGTTAATTTGGTTGCGCAGGCATAAAAAACCATAA
- a CDS encoding efflux RND transporter periplasmic adaptor subunit translates to MASFKIKYAAMIVSSLIAGGLLSVTAWQALYSSEKTENSASERKVLFWYDPMKPDVKFDKPGKSPFMDMDLVPKYADENENKSSAGIRIDPTQVQNLGLKTQKVTRETLNYSQTIPANVSYNDYQFVIVQARAEGFVEKVYPLTTGDKVKKGTPLIDITIPDWVEAQSEFLLLSGTGGTPTQIKGVLERLRLAGMPDEDIQRLRATRTIQTRFTIRAPIDGAITAFDLRTGMNISKDKVVAQIQGMDPVWIGAAVPESIAYLLKDTSQFAVSIPAYPDKTFPVEKWNILPSVDQNTRTLQVRLQVSNRDELLKPGMNAYLKLNTQSQEMLLIPSQAVIDTGKEQRVITVDADGNFVPKRIHVLHESQQQSGIGSGLEEGESVVVSGLFLIDSEANITGALERMRHAEAADDAHSGH, encoded by the coding sequence ATGGCCTCATTCAAAATAAAATATGCTGCCATGATAGTCAGCAGCCTTATTGCGGGAGGGCTGCTATCGGTGACGGCATGGCAGGCACTTTATTCATCTGAAAAAACAGAAAATAGCGCCTCTGAAAGAAAGGTGCTTTTCTGGTATGACCCGATGAAACCCGACGTTAAATTCGATAAGCCCGGTAAATCGCCGTTTATGGATATGGATCTGGTACCGAAATATGCGGATGAAAACGAAAATAAAAGCAGTGCCGGTATCCGTATCGATCCGACGCAGGTTCAGAATCTGGGATTAAAAACGCAAAAAGTGACGCGCGAAACGCTGAATTATTCCCAGACTATCCCGGCGAACGTTAGCTATAACGACTATCAGTTTGTCATTGTGCAGGCGCGCGCGGAAGGCTTCGTGGAGAAAGTGTACCCGCTGACGACGGGCGATAAGGTAAAGAAAGGCACGCCGCTTATTGATATTACCATTCCTGACTGGGTAGAGGCGCAGAGCGAGTTTCTGCTGTTATCCGGCACCGGCGGAACGCCAACGCAAATAAAAGGGGTTCTGGAACGGCTTCGGCTGGCTGGTATGCCGGATGAGGATATTCAGAGGCTGCGTGCGACCCGCACTATCCAGACCCGGTTTACCATCAGGGCGCCGATCGACGGAGCGATCACGGCCTTTGATCTGCGTACCGGCATGAATATTTCCAAAGATAAGGTAGTAGCGCAAATTCAGGGGATGGATCCGGTCTGGATCGGCGCGGCAGTGCCTGAATCCATTGCTTATCTGCTGAAAGATACCTCGCAGTTTGCTGTTTCGATACCGGCTTATCCGGACAAAACCTTCCCGGTTGAAAAATGGAACATCCTGCCGAGCGTGGATCAGAACACCCGTACGCTGCAGGTGCGCCTGCAGGTCTCTAACAGGGATGAATTGCTTAAACCGGGCATGAACGCCTACCTGAAGCTGAATACCCAAAGTCAGGAAATGCTGCTGATCCCCTCCCAGGCCGTTATCGATACCGGCAAAGAACAGCGCGTGATTACGGTTGATGCGGACGGGAATTTTGTGCCGAAAAGGATCCACGTTCTGCATGAATCTCAGCAGCAGTCCGGTATTGGTAGCGGACTGGAAGAGGGGGAGTCGGTGGTGGTCAGCGGTCTGTTCCTGATTGACTCGGAGGCCAATATTACCGGCGCGCTGGAGCGCATGCGCCACGCTGAAGCAGCTGACGACGCGCATTCAGGCCATTAA
- the cusF gene encoding cation efflux system protein CusF produces MRNSLKAVVFGAISIVFSASLQAEVHQHEMMSAASEGTSEQVITGTGIVKDIDLKNKKVTISHEAIPEIGWPAMTMRFTFIQADESINALKVGSHVNFSFVQQGNISLLKSIK; encoded by the coding sequence ATGCGCAATTCACTTAAGGCCGTTGTATTTGGTGCGATCTCCATTGTGTTTTCTGCCAGCCTCCAGGCTGAGGTTCATCAGCACGAGATGATGAGTGCTGCCAGCGAAGGGACCTCAGAGCAGGTCATCACGGGAACCGGCATCGTGAAGGACATTGATCTCAAGAATAAAAAAGTCACGATTTCCCATGAAGCCATCCCGGAAATTGGCTGGCCCGCGATGACCATGCGTTTCACGTTCATTCAGGCTGACGAGAGTATCAATGCCTTAAAAGTCGGCAGTCACGTGAATTTTTCGTTTGTTCAGCAGGGCAATATCTCTTTACTCAAGAGCATTAAATAG
- a CDS encoding efflux transporter outer membrane subunit, which produces MFLLKRLSISTVFILAGCVSLAPEYQRPEAPVPQQFSLSRNGLTPAATGYQDAGWRRFFVDPQVAGLIAEALKNNRDVKMAALKVEEARAQFSVTDADRYPQLNGSAGITYSGGLKSDKPTSQQYDAGLALSYELDFFGKLRSMSDADRQNFFASEEARRAVHILLVSNVSQSYFNQQLAYKQLRIARETLNNYRQSYAFVEQQLVTGSTTVLALEQARGQIESTRADIAKREGELAQANNALQLVLGTYRALPGDGGMNASDVAPVKLPPHLSSAILLQRPDIMEAEYQLKAADANIGAARAAFFPSISLTSGLSTGSTELSSLFTSGSGMWNFIPKIELPIFNAGRNKANLKLAEIRQQQSVVNYEQKIQSAFKQVADALALRDSINQQLAAQQRYLDSLRITLQRARGLYSSGAVSYIDVLDAQRSLFSTQQNILDLIYARQVNEINLFTALGGGWVE; this is translated from the coding sequence ATGTTTCTGTTAAAACGACTAAGCATCAGTACGGTATTTATTCTGGCAGGCTGCGTCTCACTGGCCCCAGAGTACCAGCGACCGGAAGCACCTGTACCCCAGCAGTTTTCGCTCTCCCGTAATGGCCTGACGCCCGCAGCGACGGGGTATCAGGACGCCGGCTGGCGACGCTTTTTTGTCGATCCTCAGGTTGCGGGGCTGATTGCGGAAGCCCTTAAGAACAATCGCGATGTAAAAATGGCCGCCCTGAAGGTCGAGGAAGCCCGGGCGCAGTTCAGCGTGACGGATGCGGATCGTTATCCACAGCTGAATGGATCCGCGGGCATCACGTACAGCGGCGGGCTGAAAAGTGACAAACCGACCTCACAGCAGTACGACGCCGGTCTTGCGCTTAGCTATGAACTCGACTTTTTCGGCAAGCTGAGGAGCATGAGCGACGCCGACCGACAAAACTTTTTCGCCAGCGAAGAGGCCCGTCGAGCCGTGCATATCCTGCTCGTCTCTAACGTGTCACAGAGCTATTTCAACCAGCAGCTGGCGTATAAACAGCTGCGTATCGCGCGGGAAACGCTGAACAATTACCGGCAGTCTTACGCTTTCGTAGAGCAGCAGCTGGTGACCGGCAGTACGACCGTCCTGGCGCTGGAACAGGCCAGGGGACAGATCGAAAGCACGCGGGCAGATATAGCCAAGAGAGAGGGGGAGCTGGCGCAGGCCAATAATGCCCTGCAGCTGGTCCTCGGCACGTATCGCGCGCTGCCGGGCGACGGCGGCATGAACGCCAGCGACGTTGCGCCGGTAAAACTGCCTCCCCATCTTTCCTCAGCGATACTGCTGCAGCGCCCGGATATTATGGAGGCGGAGTATCAGCTTAAAGCGGCCGATGCGAATATCGGCGCTGCGCGCGCCGCCTTTTTCCCGTCCATATCGCTGACCAGCGGGCTTTCAACAGGCAGCACGGAGTTGTCCAGCCTCTTCACGTCAGGAAGCGGGATGTGGAATTTCATTCCTAAAATTGAACTTCCCATTTTTAATGCAGGCAGGAATAAGGCCAACCTGAAGCTGGCCGAAATTCGCCAGCAGCAGTCGGTGGTTAATTACGAACAAAAAATTCAGTCCGCCTTTAAACAGGTTGCCGACGCGCTCGCGCTGCGGGACAGCATTAACCAGCAGCTTGCTGCACAACAGCGGTATCTGGATTCACTCCGTATCACGCTTCAACGTGCCAGAGGGCTATATTCCAGCGGCGCGGTCAGCTATATCGACGTGCTTGACGCGCAACGTTCTCTTTTCTCCACCCAACAAAATATTCTCGACCTTATTTATGCCCGGCAGGTTAATGAGATTAATCTTTTCACCGCGCTCGGCGGCGGATGGGTCGAATAA
- a CDS encoding copper/silver response regulator transcription factor, with translation MKILIVEDEIKTGEYLSKGLTEAGFVVDHADNGLNGYHLAMTAEYDLLILDIMLPDVNGWDIVRMLRSAGKGMPILLLTALGTIEHRVKGLELGADDYLIKPFAFAELLARVRTLLRRGNTVIAESQLQVADLTVDLVSRKVSRAGSRILLTSKEFSLLEFFMRHQGEVLPRSLIASQVWDMNFDSDTNAIDVAVKRLRAKIDNDYEPKLIQTVRGVGYMLEVPDAR, from the coding sequence ATGAAAATACTGATCGTCGAAGACGAAATTAAAACCGGTGAGTACCTGAGTAAGGGGCTGACTGAAGCGGGGTTTGTTGTGGACCACGCTGATAATGGCCTGAACGGCTACCATCTCGCCATGACCGCTGAATACGATCTGCTGATTCTGGATATCATGCTCCCCGATGTGAACGGCTGGGATATTGTCCGCATGCTCCGCTCGGCCGGCAAAGGGATGCCTATCCTGTTGCTTACGGCTCTTGGCACGATTGAACACCGGGTTAAAGGGCTTGAGCTGGGCGCGGATGATTACCTGATTAAGCCTTTCGCCTTTGCTGAGCTGCTCGCCCGGGTAAGAACGCTGTTGAGACGCGGGAATACGGTGATCGCGGAAAGCCAGCTTCAGGTGGCAGACCTGACGGTTGACCTCGTGTCGAGAAAGGTAAGCCGGGCCGGAAGCCGCATCCTGTTAACCAGCAAAGAGTTCAGCCTGCTGGAGTTTTTCATGCGTCATCAGGGAGAAGTGCTTCCCCGCTCCCTGATTGCCTCCCAGGTATGGGACATGAATTTTGACAGCGACACAAACGCGATTGACGTGGCGGTAAAGCGGCTTCGCGCGAAAATCGATAACGATTATGAACCGAAGCTGATCCAGACGGTGCGCGGCGTGGGCTATATGCTGGAGGTGCCGGATGCACGTTAA
- a CDS encoding Cu(+)/Ag(+) sensor histidine kinase, translating to MHVKLPRRPFSLALRQTFFISLSTILAFFAFTWFMLHSVEQHFAEQDINDLQQISIKVRHILQSPVDSDQNKISKIKESIAGYRSVAVLLLDRQGNTLFSSSQGAALRPAMNTADFSEHCRMQDVFHWTVEDPATPVHAGSDMNRETYRIIASSGTATLEGKTQDYVMLIGLSINFHLHYLEALKKNLLAIAAAISLLIILVIRIAVRQGHLPLRNVSNAIKNITSENLDARLEPSRVPVELEQLVISFNHMIEKIEDVFTRQANFSADIAHEIRTPITNLVTQTEIALSQNRSQKELEDVLYSSLEEYNRMTRMVSDMLFLAQADNNQLIPDRVIFDLSAEVMKVFDFFEAWAEERNITLKFNGMPCLIEGDPQMFRRAMNNLLSNALRYTPAGKAVTVSIRNQDNDVELMIENPGTPIPQEHLPKLFDRFYRVDPSRQRKGEGSGIGLAIVKSIVTAHHGKVRVESDEVSTRFILSVPIKVG from the coding sequence ATGCACGTTAAGCTTCCCAGGCGGCCTTTTTCGCTTGCCCTGCGGCAGACCTTTTTTATTAGTCTCTCCACGATACTGGCCTTTTTCGCCTTTACCTGGTTTATGCTCCATTCCGTTGAACAGCATTTTGCCGAGCAGGATATCAACGATCTGCAGCAAATCAGCATTAAGGTGCGCCACATACTGCAATCACCGGTCGATTCCGATCAAAATAAAATCAGCAAGATCAAAGAGTCGATCGCCGGCTACCGCAGCGTAGCCGTCCTGCTCCTGGATCGACAGGGAAATACGCTGTTCAGCTCGTCGCAAGGGGCGGCACTGCGCCCTGCAATGAACACGGCGGATTTTAGCGAACACTGTCGCATGCAGGATGTGTTTCACTGGACGGTTGAAGATCCTGCCACGCCTGTGCACGCCGGGTCCGACATGAACAGGGAAACGTACCGGATTATCGCCTCGTCAGGAACGGCGACGCTGGAGGGCAAAACGCAGGACTACGTCATGCTGATCGGGCTCTCCATTAATTTTCATCTACACTACCTTGAGGCGCTGAAAAAGAATCTCCTGGCGATTGCCGCGGCAATCAGTCTGCTGATTATTCTTGTCATTCGCATCGCGGTTCGTCAGGGGCATTTGCCCCTGCGTAACGTCAGCAACGCCATTAAAAATATCACGTCAGAAAACCTGGACGCACGGCTGGAGCCGTCCCGCGTGCCCGTTGAGCTGGAACAGCTGGTCATCTCCTTCAACCATATGATCGAAAAGATTGAGGATGTCTTTACCCGTCAGGCGAATTTTTCCGCCGATATCGCGCATGAAATCAGAACCCCCATCACCAACCTGGTGACGCAAACGGAAATCGCGCTGAGCCAGAACCGCTCACAGAAAGAGCTGGAAGATGTTCTTTACTCCAGTCTGGAAGAGTACAACCGGATGACCCGAATGGTCAGCGATATGCTTTTCCTGGCACAGGCGGATAACAACCAGCTGATCCCTGACCGGGTGATTTTTGATTTAAGTGCGGAGGTCATGAAAGTCTTCGATTTCTTCGAAGCCTGGGCGGAAGAACGCAACATCACGCTGAAATTTAACGGGATGCCCTGCCTGATAGAAGGCGATCCTCAGATGTTCAGAAGAGCAATGAATAATCTGCTCTCTAATGCCCTGCGCTATACGCCAGCAGGAAAAGCGGTGACGGTCTCCATCAGAAATCAGGATAACGACGTTGAACTGATGATAGAAAATCCCGGTACGCCGATCCCTCAGGAACATCTGCCAAAGCTGTTTGACCGTTTCTATCGCGTCGATCCGTCAAGACAGCGCAAAGGCGAAGGCAGCGGGATCGGGCTTGCCATCGTGAAGTCCATCGTCACCGCGCACCACGGAAAAGTACGCGTGGAATCGGATGAGGTGTCGACACGCTTTATCCTCTCCGTGCCGATAAAAGTGGGCTGA
- a CDS encoding DUF2891 domain-containing protein: MELTQHQADAFARMPLTYLRQEYPNHIMHLLNDDGDVLPPRELHPIFYGCFDWHSAVHGYWLLLRCVRLYPELPGRDAIVALFDEHLTEENVAKELAYFTAPFRASFERPYGYGWLLALAQELKQSSLPQAAGWYRTLEPLTRDIRNRLMDYLGKLTYPIRVGTHYNTAFALALGLDYARAVEDSALEQAIVTAAERFYLADTRYPAHYEPGGDEYISGALTEALLMSKVAEDFPAWFDAFLPEVGSVAALMNPAEVSDRTDPKIAHLDGLNLSRAWCMKHIARALPADHSAQQALREAVAKHLTASVEHVVGSHYSGGHWLASFALLALE; the protein is encoded by the coding sequence ATGGAATTAACGCAACATCAGGCTGACGCGTTTGCTCGCATGCCGTTGACCTATTTGCGCCAGGAATACCCGAACCACATCATGCACCTGCTGAATGATGATGGCGACGTGCTGCCGCCGCGCGAACTGCACCCGATTTTCTACGGCTGTTTCGACTGGCACTCGGCGGTGCATGGCTACTGGCTGCTGCTGCGCTGCGTGCGGCTCTATCCGGAACTGCCGGGCCGGGACGCGATCGTCGCGCTTTTCGACGAGCACCTGACGGAAGAGAACGTGGCGAAGGAGCTGGCCTATTTCACCGCGCCGTTCCGCGCCTCGTTTGAGCGCCCGTATGGCTACGGCTGGCTGCTGGCGCTGGCCCAGGAGCTAAAACAGTCGTCGCTGCCGCAGGCCGCAGGCTGGTACCGGACGCTTGAGCCGTTAACCCGGGATATTCGTAACCGGCTGATGGATTACCTCGGTAAGCTCACCTATCCGATCCGCGTCGGGACGCACTACAACACGGCGTTTGCCCTCGCGCTGGGGCTGGACTACGCCCGAGCCGTAGAAGATAGCGCGCTTGAGCAGGCGATTGTGACGGCGGCGGAGCGGTTTTATCTCGCCGACACGCGCTATCCGGCGCACTACGAACCCGGCGGTGATGAGTACATTTCCGGGGCGCTGACGGAAGCGCTGCTGATGAGCAAGGTGGCGGAGGACTTCCCGGCCTGGTTTGACGCGTTTCTTCCGGAGGTTGGATCCGTCGCGGCATTGATGAACCCGGCGGAGGTGAGCGACCGTACCGACCCGAAAATTGCCCATCTGGACGGGTTAAACCTCAGCCGCGCCTGGTGCATGAAGCATATTGCCCGCGCGCTTCCCGCAGACCATTCGGCGCAGCAGGCGCTGCGCGAGGCGGTGGCGAAACACCTGACGGCGAGCGTCGAGCATGTGGTCGGCAGCCACTACAGCGGCGGGCACTGGCTGGCGAGCTTTGCGCTGCTGGCGCTGGAGTAA
- a CDS encoding DUF979 domain-containing protein yields MMTLITINRVYYLIGFVVMLLVVMTLRDRANPKRFTTALFWFLFGGIFLFGDLMVQGLGKSLAYRIIGGGVIAIALLAGFGLVGKGHYKMSTEDERLASSNRLKNWLFLPALMIPVVTVIGTLFLKGVSVGGVFLLDQKQLTLAALCVACVAAILTGWWLTKGTPLHAIRQSRRLVDTIGWAVILPQMLAMLGGVFVAANTGDSVQKVVSLFVNPDNRFMLVVIYCVGMALFTMIMGNAFAAFPVLSAGIALPFLINVHHGNPAPLLAIGMYAGYCGTLMTPMAANFNIVPAALLELKDKYQVIKIQIPTALTLLLVNVFLMYFLVFR; encoded by the coding sequence ATGATGACGCTTATCACCATTAACCGCGTGTACTACCTGATCGGCTTTGTCGTGATGCTGCTGGTTGTGATGACCCTGCGCGATCGCGCCAATCCGAAGCGTTTTACTACGGCGCTGTTCTGGTTTTTATTCGGCGGGATCTTCCTGTTTGGGGACCTGATGGTGCAGGGGCTGGGGAAATCGCTGGCGTACCGGATAATCGGCGGCGGCGTCATCGCTATCGCGCTGCTGGCGGGTTTTGGTCTGGTCGGTAAAGGGCACTATAAAATGTCCACCGAAGACGAACGTCTCGCCTCGTCAAACCGCCTTAAAAACTGGCTATTCCTGCCCGCGCTGATGATCCCGGTGGTGACGGTTATCGGCACCCTGTTCCTGAAGGGCGTGTCGGTTGGCGGCGTGTTCCTGCTCGATCAGAAACAGCTTACCCTGGCGGCGCTGTGCGTGGCCTGCGTCGCGGCGATCCTCACCGGATGGTGGCTCACCAAAGGCACGCCGCTGCACGCTATTCGTCAGTCTCGTCGTCTTGTCGATACCATCGGCTGGGCTGTGATCCTGCCGCAGATGCTGGCGATGCTTGGCGGCGTGTTCGTGGCGGCCAACACCGGTGATTCGGTGCAGAAGGTGGTGAGCCTGTTCGTTAACCCGGATAACCGCTTTATGCTGGTGGTGATTTACTGCGTGGGGATGGCGCTGTTTACCATGATCATGGGGAATGCGTTTGCGGCCTTCCCGGTGCTGAGCGCGGGGATCGCGTTGCCGTTCCTGATCAACGTGCATCACGGGAACCCGGCGCCGCTGCTGGCGATTGGCATGTACGCGGGCTATTGCGGCACGCTGATGACGCCGATGGCCGCGAACTTCAACATTGTTCCTGCCGCGCTGCTGGAGCTGAAAGACAAATATCAGGTGATCAAGATCCAGATCCCGACCGCGTTAACCCTGCTGTTGGTGAACGTGTTCCTCATGTATTTCCTCGTGTTTCGCTAA